One [Clostridium] saccharolyticum WM1 DNA segment encodes these proteins:
- a CDS encoding phage holin family protein codes for MTKLFIKYISIILTIYLLSFVSHTIYIGSTQALLIMGLVLLAVNFLLKPILLLITLPASLLTFGLFSFIVNAWTIMIADYFVTDFSMGGFINSLLAAFIIVIIHHMLKDMNKGSI; via the coding sequence ATGACGAAATTGTTCATAAAATATATATCTATCATTTTAACCATATACCTGCTGTCATTTGTATCACACACAATTTATATTGGCAGTACCCAGGCACTTCTTATTATGGGATTGGTGCTGTTAGCAGTAAACTTTCTATTAAAGCCTATTCTTCTGTTGATTACTTTGCCGGCCAGTCTGCTGACTTTTGGATTATTCAGTTTTATTGTGAATGCCTGGACGATTATGATCGCCGATTATTTTGTAACAGATTTCAGCATGGGCGGTTTTATCAATTCTCTCCTTGCCGCGTTTATCATCGTAATCATCCATCATATGCTAAAGGATATGAATAAAGGATCAATTTAG
- a CDS encoding DUF2089 domain-containing protein yields the protein MKYKAPGKCPVCGEKLSITRLGCPKCSTVIEGDFQPCEFCRLPEEDLEFVKVFIRSRGNIKDVEKELGISYPTVRGKLDSVIKGLGYEISSKEVTKENDDKTAARNEILDQLSKGEISPKEATERIKSL from the coding sequence ATGAAATACAAAGCTCCGGGCAAATGCCCCGTATGCGGTGAAAAGCTCTCCATAACCAGGTTAGGATGTCCCAAGTGTTCTACAGTCATTGAAGGAGATTTCCAGCCTTGTGAATTCTGCCGCCTTCCGGAAGAGGATCTTGAGTTTGTCAAGGTATTCATTAGAAGCCGCGGGAATATTAAGGATGTTGAGAAAGAGCTTGGCATCTCATACCCCACGGTACGCGGTAAACTGGATTCGGTCATAAAAGGCCTTGGATATGAAATATCATCAAAAGAAGTGACTAAGGAAAATGATGATAAAACAGCCGCCAGGAATGAAATTCTTGACCAATTATCTAAGGGTGAAATCTCCCCGAAAGAAGCAACGGAACGAATTAAAAGTCTATAA
- a CDS encoding nitroreductase family protein → MLYDRLKSRRSIRKFQNKEVEKEKMDVILKSALLSPSSRSIRPWQFIAVTDTELIRQLSLCKDHGSQFLAGAPFAIIVIADQESSDVWIEDASIAAAIIQLTAQDLDLGSCWIQIRERFHSKQVTAEEYIREVLGIPEQYSVECMIAVGYPGEEKKPYEEDLLPYQKLHFNKFQV, encoded by the coding sequence ATGTTATATGATAGATTAAAATCTAGAAGAAGCATCAGAAAGTTTCAAAATAAGGAAGTCGAAAAAGAGAAAATGGACGTAATTCTGAAAAGTGCCCTGCTATCCCCGTCATCACGGTCCATAAGGCCCTGGCAGTTTATTGCCGTCACCGATACGGAACTGATCCGGCAGCTCTCCTTGTGCAAGGATCATGGTTCACAGTTTTTAGCAGGTGCTCCTTTCGCAATAATAGTAATAGCGGATCAAGAATCAAGTGATGTTTGGATCGAGGATGCTTCCATAGCAGCAGCGATCATTCAATTGACGGCCCAGGATTTGGATCTGGGGTCTTGCTGGATTCAGATAAGAGAAAGATTCCATTCAAAGCAAGTAACAGCGGAAGAATATATCAGAGAAGTGTTGGGGATACCTGAGCAATATAGTGTGGAATGCATGATTGCCGTAGGCTATCCTGGGGAGGAAAAAAAGCCCTATGAAGAGGACTTGCTGCCATATCAAAAGCTCCATTTCAACAAATTTCAGGTTTAA
- a CDS encoding SHOCT-like domain-containing protein, with the protein MSEQQKILEMIEKGQITAAEGMELLEALNGSKEAETIQMVETVTAARRNYKFLKVKVTSDDHSVNVNVNIPLRLLTTISEIADKMTSMVPADARREMEAKGIDISSIDFAKIIEEIINGTLDDPNIVDVEAWDEGHKAMVKVRVYVD; encoded by the coding sequence ATGAGTGAACAACAAAAAATACTGGAAATGATAGAAAAGGGGCAGATTACCGCTGCCGAAGGCATGGAGCTTTTGGAAGCTCTTAATGGATCTAAGGAAGCAGAAACAATACAGATGGTGGAAACCGTAACAGCAGCAAGACGAAACTATAAGTTTCTGAAGGTAAAGGTTACGTCCGATGACCATTCCGTTAATGTTAACGTCAATATTCCGTTACGTTTACTGACCACCATCAGTGAAATCGCTGATAAGATGACTTCCATGGTACCTGCAGATGCCAGAAGGGAGATGGAAGCAAAGGGGATTGATATATCCAGCATCGATTTTGCAAAAATCATCGAGGAGATTATAAATGGCACCCTGGATGATCCCAATATCGTAGATGTGGAGGCCTGGGATGAAGGCCATAAGGCAATGGTAAAGGTGAGAGTATATGTCGATTAA
- a CDS encoding DUF134 domain-containing protein — MPRPHKCRRVCGMPRSQIFGPLDAQESGAQVINMTIDEFEAIRLIDLEGLKQDECAERMEIARTTAQAIYNSARTKLAECLVAGKELHIAGGNYIVCNDRPGHCGCRHCHRDQVQ; from the coding sequence ATGCCAAGGCCTCACAAATGCAGACGGGTATGTGGTATGCCCCGGAGTCAAATCTTCGGTCCTCTGGATGCTCAGGAATCCGGTGCTCAAGTAATCAATATGACCATCGACGAATTCGAGGCCATAAGACTGATTGATCTTGAAGGGCTGAAACAGGATGAATGCGCAGAGAGAATGGAAATAGCCAGGACAACAGCTCAGGCAATCTATAATAGTGCCCGTACCAAGCTGGCGGAATGCCTTGTAGCGGGAAAGGAACTGCACATTGCCGGGGGGAATTATATTGTTTGCAACGACCGGCCGGGACATTGCGGATGCAGGCATTGTCATCGGGATCAAGTTCAATGA
- a CDS encoding uracil-xanthine permease family protein, which translates to MDHLKKNKKYVEVTSLNGMPRFLEALPLAIQHVVAMIVGCVTPAIILAGVAGVDSSEQIILIQSALLISGIATLLQLFPLGRYCGSGLPVIMGASFAYIPLLISLGSRFDLATVFGAQLVGGVGAVVVGLFYKKLTKLFPPLVTGTVVFTIGLSLYPTAVTYMAGGAGAEDYGSPRNWLVAMLTLVIVLFFHYFTSGICKMASILMGMIFGYIIALAMGMVSFRNVQSASWFQVAAPMYFGMKFEVTSIISMLVMYVVSSVEAIGDFTSTAGGGLDREATDKEMCGGIIGNGVASIIGAFLGGLPTATFSQNVGIVIMTKVVNRCVLGIAAVIILAAGFIPKFASLLTTIPSCVLGGATVSVFAMITMTGIKLITREELTARNTSVVGLSVALGIGVIQAGGCLGLFPDWAKTVFGESAVVIASISAILLNQILPVERAESIQETAEQDTCG; encoded by the coding sequence ATGGATCATTTAAAAAAGAATAAAAAATATGTGGAAGTTACAAGTTTAAATGGGATGCCCCGATTTTTAGAAGCATTGCCTCTGGCAATCCAGCATGTGGTGGCAATGATTGTAGGGTGTGTTACACCTGCAATTATCCTGGCCGGTGTGGCCGGTGTGGATTCTTCGGAACAAATTATCCTGATTCAGTCCGCACTTTTAATTTCAGGTATTGCTACTCTGCTGCAGCTTTTTCCCTTGGGGCGATACTGCGGGTCAGGTCTGCCTGTTATCATGGGAGCCAGTTTTGCCTATATTCCTCTGCTGATTTCCCTGGGAAGCCGGTTTGACTTAGCAACGGTTTTCGGAGCACAGCTGGTAGGCGGAGTTGGAGCCGTTGTGGTAGGCCTATTCTATAAGAAGCTGACAAAATTATTTCCTCCTCTTGTGACAGGGACCGTGGTATTTACAATTGGACTATCCCTTTATCCCACAGCAGTTACCTACATGGCCGGGGGAGCAGGTGCGGAGGATTATGGAAGCCCCAGGAATTGGCTTGTGGCCATGCTTACACTGGTGATCGTGTTATTCTTTCACTATTTTACCAGTGGAATCTGTAAAATGGCCTCCATTCTGATGGGAATGATCTTTGGATACATAATTGCTCTGGCAATGGGAATGGTCTCCTTTCGGAATGTACAAAGCGCCAGCTGGTTCCAGGTTGCAGCGCCTATGTATTTCGGGATGAAGTTTGAAGTGACCTCAATCATCTCTATGCTGGTAATGTATGTAGTCAGTTCCGTGGAAGCCATCGGTGACTTTACCTCTACCGCAGGGGGCGGCTTAGACAGGGAGGCTACAGACAAAGAAATGTGCGGAGGGATCATCGGCAATGGTGTGGCCAGTATCATAGGCGCTTTTTTGGGAGGCCTCCCTACTGCAACGTTCAGCCAGAATGTGGGAATTGTGATTATGACTAAGGTGGTGAACCGGTGTGTGTTAGGGATCGCTGCGGTTATTATACTGGCAGCCGGCTTTATTCCTAAATTTGCCTCCCTGTTAACGACCATTCCTTCCTGCGTTTTAGGGGGAGCCACTGTTTCTGTGTTTGCCATGATTACTATGACAGGAATCAAGCTGATCACCAGGGAGGAACTGACGGCCAGGAATACTTCTGTGGTTGGCTTGTCCGTAGCTCTCGGAATCGGGGTCATCCAGGCCGGAGGATGTCTGGGGTTATTTCCTGATTGGGCGAAAACAGTATTTGGCGAATCGGCGGTAGTCATTGCATCTATCAGTGCCATCCTTTTGAATCAGATATTGCCTGTGGAGAGAGCAGAGTCAATACAGGAGACTGCCGAACAGGATACCTGTGGATAA
- a CDS encoding PQQ-dependent sugar dehydrogenase, translating to MFQAKYSRGILSCNQIDPLSERYLNPEDIYIIEGYRIEAFIKNIDSPIGMVFNEDGDILIADSGLATGNAKVLQMVNGQFETIAEGFVVPISGINYLNGVLYVSHRGYVSKIYKDGTRQNIIMGLPSNGDHYNSPVTFSPDNKLYFGQGTVTNSGVVGNDNKWVTVSPLLCDYTGDYVMLYGQNFPSPNILTEGLPNDTAYTGAFSPYGIPNIEYEIRKKYIKASGSILRANLDGSNLEQVAWGFRNPAFLKFDINGQLFAVNNGYNPIGSRPIDNATDDFYYISPGLWYGWPDYSGGEAVNSPRFAPRGGVQPSLLFKNQPNIPPRPYVTFPPNTSIRGFEFNYNADFGPYGDVYVAEYGSTIHTHIGDSVSYASAGHRVSRIDMRSRTISTFAINNTGFPASLSNGGGFERPNQLIFGPDGAMYIVDTGFNIPGNSEAFIPNTGVIWRVFRMNS from the coding sequence ATGTTTCAAGCTAAATATAGCAGAGGAATTCTCTCTTGTAATCAAATCGATCCCTTATCGGAACGATATTTAAATCCAGAGGATATATACATCATCGAAGGCTATCGTATTGAAGCATTTATAAAAAATATAGATTCCCCAATTGGAATGGTATTTAATGAGGATGGAGATATTTTAATTGCAGATTCCGGATTGGCAACTGGAAATGCCAAAGTGCTGCAAATGGTCAATGGACAATTTGAGACAATTGCAGAAGGTTTTGTTGTCCCCATATCTGGTATTAATTATTTAAACGGTGTTTTATATGTGTCACATAGAGGGTATGTAAGTAAAATTTACAAGGATGGTACAAGGCAGAATATCATTATGGGGTTACCCAGCAACGGTGATCATTATAATAGCCCGGTTACTTTTTCCCCTGATAATAAATTATATTTCGGTCAAGGAACTGTTACCAACAGCGGGGTCGTCGGGAACGATAACAAGTGGGTGACAGTTTCTCCTTTGCTCTGTGATTATACCGGCGATTATGTCATGCTTTATGGACAAAATTTCCCATCCCCCAATATTTTGACAGAGGGATTGCCCAATGACACTGCATATACCGGTGCTTTTTCTCCTTATGGAATACCAAATATCGAATATGAAATCAGAAAGAAATACATTAAAGCATCAGGAAGCATTCTAAGAGCAAATCTTGATGGTTCAAATCTGGAACAAGTTGCCTGGGGATTCCGCAATCCGGCGTTCTTAAAATTTGATATAAACGGCCAGCTGTTTGCAGTAAACAATGGATATAATCCAATTGGGAGCAGACCCATTGACAATGCTACGGATGATTTTTATTATATTTCCCCTGGTTTGTGGTACGGATGGCCGGATTATTCCGGAGGGGAGGCAGTAAACTCACCACGGTTCGCACCAAGAGGAGGGGTCCAGCCTTCCCTATTGTTTAAAAACCAGCCCAATATTCCTCCAAGACCTTATGTTACGTTTCCGCCTAATACCTCCATAAGAGGGTTCGAGTTTAATTATAATGCGGATTTTGGACCTTATGGGGATGTTTACGTGGCTGAATATGGGAGTACCATTCATACTCATATCGGTGATTCGGTATCCTATGCCAGTGCAGGACATAGGGTATCAAGAATTGATATGAGATCCAGAACAATCAGTACGTTTGCAATTAATAATACCGGCTTCCCGGCATCCTTATCAAATGGGGGAGGGTTTGAAAGACCAAACCAACTTATTTTTGGACCGGACGGAGCAATGTATATTGTGGATACCGGATTTAATATCCCAGGAAATTCAGAAGCCTTTATACCGAATACAGGAGTAATATGGAGAGTATTCAGAATGAATTCTTAA
- a CDS encoding cupin domain-containing protein — protein sequence MYTADYFVKSLNMTPHPEGGFYKEIYASEDTITSKDLKVDFEGSRMLWTSIYFLLRDGEVSHFHRLKSDEMWYYHSGSPLTIYMISPEGEFTTEQLGLTVEKGEKPQVLVQKNYIFGSAMNHKGYALVGCMVSPGFEFRDFELFKRHELMERYPQHQQIIHKLTVNPESL from the coding sequence ATGTATACAGCAGATTATTTTGTTAAAAGTTTGAACATGACCCCCCATCCGGAAGGTGGATTTTATAAGGAAATTTATGCGTCGGAAGATACTATAACATCAAAAGATTTAAAAGTAGACTTTGAAGGTTCGCGGATGCTTTGGACAAGTATCTATTTTTTACTCAGGGACGGAGAAGTATCTCATTTTCACAGACTAAAATCGGATGAAATGTGGTACTATCATTCCGGTTCTCCCCTGACTATTTATATGATCAGTCCAGAAGGAGAGTTTACTACGGAACAGCTTGGACTTACTGTTGAAAAGGGGGAAAAGCCTCAGGTATTGGTGCAAAAGAATTATATATTTGGTTCCGCTATGAATCATAAAGGGTATGCTCTTGTTGGCTGCATGGTATCTCCGGGATTCGAATTCAGAGACTTTGAATTATTTAAAAGACATGAGCTGATGGAACGATATCCGCAGCATCAGCAGATAATCCATAAACTGACTGTCAACCCGGAATCCCTATAA
- a CDS encoding 8-oxoguanine deaminase, with protein sequence MKGTLLVKNVKHLVTCDADDRLLERVNVLIKNGVIAEVGSNEQTADDVIDASDMVMYPGLINTHHHLYQTFSRNLPQVQKMELFPWLKTLYEIWKHVDENVVYYSSLTGLGELLKTGCTTCLDHHYVFPRHAGTGLLDAQFSAAEALGIRFHATRGSMDLSVKDGGLPPDSVVQTVDEILKDSEAAVKKYHDSSPYSMRQVALAPCSPFSVTGELLKETAKLARTLGVRLHTHLAETKDEEQFTLSHFGMRPLAYMESLDWIGPDVWYAHGIHFNEDERRLLARTQTGVAHCPISNMKLSSGIASIPEMLHLSVPVGLAVDGSASNDGSNLLEEMRVGYLLHRLNDSRKAPTGYDMLKIATKGSARVLGRKDLGEISAGMAADFFLVNLNRIDMIGAQFDPRSVLCTVGLKGSVDYTVVNGEIVVKEGRLVRMDEENLVRKANKAVTAYINN encoded by the coding sequence ATGAAAGGAACCCTGCTTGTAAAGAATGTAAAACATCTTGTGACATGTGACGCTGATGACAGACTGCTGGAGAGAGTGAATGTGCTGATAAAAAACGGAGTAATAGCCGAAGTCGGCAGCAATGAACAAACAGCTGATGATGTGATTGACGCATCTGATATGGTGATGTATCCGGGACTTATTAATACTCACCATCATTTATATCAAACCTTCAGCCGCAATTTGCCGCAGGTTCAGAAGATGGAATTATTCCCATGGTTAAAAACTTTATATGAAATCTGGAAACACGTAGATGAGAACGTGGTTTATTACAGTTCCCTTACCGGGCTTGGAGAACTGTTAAAAACAGGGTGTACCACCTGTTTAGACCATCATTACGTGTTCCCAAGGCATGCCGGAACAGGGCTTCTGGATGCCCAGTTTTCTGCAGCGGAGGCCCTTGGCATCCGTTTTCACGCCACAAGAGGAAGCATGGATTTAAGTGTGAAGGACGGAGGCCTGCCGCCGGATTCCGTTGTCCAGACGGTGGATGAGATCTTAAAGGATTCGGAAGCTGCTGTGAAGAAATATCACGATAGCAGCCCCTATTCCATGCGCCAGGTGGCATTGGCTCCCTGTTCTCCATTCAGTGTAACCGGGGAACTTTTGAAGGAAACAGCGAAGCTGGCCAGAACGCTGGGGGTAAGGCTTCACACTCATTTGGCGGAGACAAAGGATGAGGAGCAGTTTACCCTTTCTCACTTCGGCATGCGGCCTTTGGCCTATATGGAAAGTCTGGATTGGATCGGTCCCGATGTGTGGTATGCCCACGGGATTCATTTTAACGAGGATGAACGGAGGCTGCTGGCCAGGACTCAGACGGGTGTGGCTCATTGTCCCATTTCCAATATGAAGCTGTCTTCAGGCATTGCTTCTATACCGGAAATGCTTCATTTGTCTGTTCCTGTAGGTTTGGCTGTGGATGGGTCCGCCAGCAACGACGGTTCCAATCTTCTGGAAGAAATGAGAGTGGGATACCTGCTTCACAGGCTGAATGACAGCCGGAAAGCACCTACCGGATATGACATGCTGAAAATCGCAACAAAGGGCAGTGCAAGGGTGCTGGGCCGGAAGGATTTAGGAGAAATTTCTGCAGGCATGGCGGCGGATTTTTTCCTGGTCAATTTAAACCGTATTGATATGATAGGCGCTCAGTTTGACCCAAGGTCGGTTTTGTGTACGGTGGGACTGAAGGGAAGCGTGGACTATACGGTTGTAAACGGAGAGATTGTTGTAAAAGAAGGCCGACTGGTACGAATGGACGAAGAGAATCTGGTTCGTAAGGCCAATAAGGCTGTAACTGCTTATATAAATAACTGA
- a CDS encoding NifB/NifX family molybdenum-iron cluster-binding protein encodes MIIAVPYENKQVYQHFGKTETFKIYEASDGRIAAEEILSTNGHGHGELVGILKERRVSVVICGGIGTGAQNSLTQNGIQFFGGVIGEADKAVEDYLLNQLKYDSNVKCDHHHEEGHHEKGHAHSCTSH; translated from the coding sequence ATGATTATTGCAGTACCTTATGAAAACAAACAGGTGTATCAGCATTTCGGGAAAACGGAGACGTTCAAGATTTATGAAGCGAGTGATGGGAGAATTGCAGCGGAAGAAATCCTTTCAACAAACGGTCATGGGCATGGGGAACTGGTTGGTATTCTCAAAGAACGGAGAGTCTCTGTGGTGATCTGCGGTGGGATTGGAACCGGTGCACAGAATTCGCTGACCCAAAACGGCATTCAATTTTTCGGAGGGGTAATTGGCGAAGCAGACAAGGCTGTGGAGGATTATCTCCTGAATCAGCTGAAATACGACTCCAATGTTAAATGTGACCATCATCATGAGGAAGGGCATCATGAAAAGGGCCATGCCCATAGCTGCACCAGCCACTGA
- a CDS encoding aminotransferase-like domain-containing protein, which yields MPIFHRKELLPWAVTNDAYVIEDDYDSELRYDVNPVPSLHSLDTGDRTIYIGTFSKSLSPSMRVNYMVLPVRLLTRYHSRFRSYNTPVSWLTQRILAEYMRDGNYERHVRKICLTYKRRHDVLVREAAKVFGSKVILHGRGAGMHFILEFPGGEDQKWLLGEQQIRKGLALLKSAWFRA from the coding sequence ATGCCAATATTTCATCGTAAGGAACTCCTTCCATGGGCAGTTACTAATGATGCCTATGTCATAGAAGATGATTATGACAGTGAGCTAAGATATGATGTCAATCCAGTACCGTCCCTCCATTCCCTGGACACGGGTGACCGCACCATCTATATCGGAACCTTTTCAAAGTCCCTGTCCCCTTCCATGCGGGTAAATTACATGGTGCTGCCTGTACGGCTTCTTACCAGGTATCATAGCCGGTTCCGATCTTACAATACGCCTGTATCATGGTTGACCCAACGGATTCTGGCTGAATATATGAGGGATGGAAACTATGAACGTCATGTACGTAAAATATGTCTTACCTATAAAAGACGGCATGATGTACTGGTACGGGAAGCCGCGAAGGTATTTGGCAGCAAAGTAATCTTGCATGGTCGTGGTGCAGGGATGCATTTTATTTTGGAATTTCCAGGTGGTGAAGATCAAAAGTGGTTACTGGGAGAACAACAGATACGAAAAGGCCTTGCATTGCTAAAATCCGCATGGTTCCGTGCATAA
- a CDS encoding pyridoxamine 5'-phosphate oxidase family protein codes for MTVLNRDTKVCFEVDELFGLLTDSIDHACNTKAEYNSVVITGNASLLKDLDYKREVLNKLVEKYTPQFAGNQLPDNMIKSTAVIEIDILTGKFPNKLAYGRNVLFLYETYKK; via the coding sequence ATCACAGTTCTAAATCGAGATACCAAAGTATGCTTTGAGGTTGATGAATTGTTTGGTCTTTTGACTGACAGTATTGATCATGCCTGCAACACGAAGGCAGAGTATAATAGTGTTGTGATTACAGGAAATGCTTCACTTCTTAAGGATCTGGATTATAAACGTGAGGTACTGAATAAGCTGGTGGAAAAGTACACGCCTCAATTTGCAGGGAATCAGCTTCCTGACAACATGATCAAAAGCACTGCTGTGATTGAGATTGATATCTTAACAGGAAAATTTCCTAATAAACTTGCATATGGTAGAAATGTTTTATTTCTATATGAAACTTATAAAAAATAA
- a CDS encoding histidine kinase N-terminal 7TM domain-containing protein, translating to MDIVKLIFTLLLSSSVVCAFLLIKYASKRHSMPGAGYFILLLVSTAVSNIAYTAEINALTLSAALIWFYIQHFSTPLQHYFWMMLSLEYSEAPKWIVRKAKYIGLLHPALFYLIFFTNHLHHQYISSYSFVNNGHFEVILSAKEPLYMLMVASGTLIGIISMIFYIWGLMRSPRLHRYGYLIMMVASFIPWITVYLIASNTNYLGIDYFPVVSILSGILYMLGIFKFRIFNAIPIATSIVFRQSKEGVIIVDLEDQIIDANDSFTELYPDLKGRLHQYTLRSFTENHAELKGVYGENPVFTYSLTEEGTERHYQAEITKVMTDDELEIGKVLTIMDITLFVEKQKNLESIASTAIDQAETCELSFLQAQIKPHFLNNTLSVIGSMVTRSPQEAKALIAELGEHLANCYYFDSNSPMVLLEKELECVRTYVSIEKARFRERLNFHLEYDDIPSISIPRLVLQPLVENALRHGILKKAGEGNVWLTICVEENRFRFEVRDDGAGMSHEILSRLLLDTENIHSIGLSNIHRRLMKHYGQGLTITSEPGVGTQVVFYVPETAVLERAGTQ from the coding sequence ATGGACATCGTCAAATTGATATTTACCCTATTGCTTTCCTCCTCAGTTGTCTGTGCGTTCCTGCTGATCAAATACGCCAGCAAGCGGCACAGTATGCCGGGCGCCGGCTACTTTATCCTGCTGCTTGTGTCAACCGCTGTCAGTAATATTGCCTATACGGCGGAAATCAATGCGTTGACGCTGTCTGCGGCATTGATCTGGTTCTATATCCAACATTTTTCCACCCCCCTGCAGCATTATTTCTGGATGATGCTGAGCCTTGAATATTCCGAGGCGCCGAAATGGATTGTCAGGAAGGCAAAATACATAGGACTGCTTCACCCAGCCTTGTTTTATCTTATTTTCTTTACCAACCATCTTCACCACCAGTACATATCCTCTTACAGCTTTGTAAACAACGGACATTTTGAGGTCATCCTCTCAGCAAAAGAACCGTTATACATGCTGATGGTAGCATCCGGGACACTGATCGGGATCATCTCCATGATCTTTTATATCTGGGGTCTGATGCGCTCTCCTCGGCTTCACCGGTACGGTTATCTCATCATGATGGTGGCTTCTTTCATTCCTTGGATTACGGTATATTTAATTGCCAGCAATACGAATTATCTCGGTATTGACTATTTTCCTGTGGTTTCGATTCTCTCTGGCATCTTATACATGCTTGGGATATTCAAGTTCCGTATCTTTAATGCCATTCCCATTGCAACGTCGATTGTATTTCGTCAATCAAAGGAAGGCGTTATCATTGTTGATTTGGAGGATCAAATCATTGACGCCAATGATTCTTTCACGGAACTATACCCCGACCTAAAAGGACGGCTTCACCAATATACCCTCCGCTCGTTTACGGAGAACCATGCGGAGCTGAAAGGCGTATACGGGGAGAATCCGGTATTTACCTACAGCCTGACGGAGGAAGGAACGGAAAGACACTACCAAGCAGAGATTACAAAGGTCATGACCGATGATGAGCTTGAAATAGGAAAGGTTCTTACCATTATGGATATAACCCTGTTTGTAGAGAAGCAAAAGAACTTGGAAAGCATCGCTTCCACGGCCATTGATCAGGCGGAAACCTGCGAGCTTTCTTTTTTGCAGGCACAGATCAAACCTCATTTTTTGAACAATACCCTCAGCGTCATCGGTTCCATGGTCACAAGAAGTCCTCAGGAGGCAAAGGCGCTGATTGCCGAGCTGGGGGAGCATCTTGCCAACTGCTACTATTTCGACAGTAACTCCCCCATGGTTTTGCTGGAAAAGGAGCTGGAATGCGTTCGTACCTATGTTTCCATCGAAAAAGCAAGATTCCGGGAGCGGCTGAATTTTCATCTGGAGTATGACGATATTCCATCCATTTCCATTCCAAGGCTGGTGCTCCAGCCGTTGGTGGAAAATGCTCTCCGGCATGGAATCCTCAAAAAAGCCGGCGAGGGCAATGTCTGGCTTACCATCTGCGTGGAAGAAAACAGATTCCGGTTTGAAGTCAGAGACGACGGGGCCGGCATGAGTCATGAAATTCTTAGCAGGCTGCTCCTAGATACAGAAAATATCCACAGCATTGGCCTGTCCAATATCCACAGGCGGCTGATGAAACATTATGGGCAGGGACTTACGATTACCAGCGAGCCGGGAGTAGGAACACAGGTTGTGTTCTATGTTCCGGAAACTGCTGTATTGGAAAGGGCGGGTACACAATGA
- a CDS encoding response regulator transcription factor, with the protein MIKTIILDDEWYNLEEVCELVEKTGFMQVSGKYMNPLQALEEAATLAPQVAFIDIEMPELDGLAFAEKLLEIQPEVMIAFITSWNQYAVQAFELNALDYVMKPIKEERFLKLAEKIHTEINRKEQLSYAEQVLSLYGRQKVAPAADHMPDIPLTGRETQVLTLLAQGLTQREIAEELFLSVSCIKKHLASIYSKLNVNNKISAVQKARESNIL; encoded by the coding sequence ATGATTAAGACAATTATACTGGATGATGAATGGTACAACCTTGAGGAAGTCTGTGAACTGGTGGAGAAAACCGGCTTCATGCAGGTATCAGGAAAGTATATGAACCCGCTTCAGGCGTTGGAGGAAGCTGCTACCCTGGCTCCACAGGTAGCTTTTATCGATATCGAAATGCCAGAGTTGGACGGTCTGGCCTTTGCGGAAAAGCTGCTTGAAATCCAACCGGAAGTTATGATTGCCTTTATCACAAGCTGGAACCAATACGCCGTACAGGCATTTGAGTTGAACGCTTTGGATTATGTGATGAAGCCCATCAAGGAGGAACGGTTCCTGAAGCTGGCGGAGAAGATTCATACGGAAATCAACCGAAAGGAACAACTCTCCTATGCAGAGCAGGTCTTGTCCCTCTATGGAAGGCAAAAGGTTGCGCCCGCAGCAGATCATATGCCGGATATTCCATTAACCGGACGGGAAACTCAGGTACTGACCCTGCTTGCACAGGGACTGACCCAGCGGGAGATTGCGGAAGAGTTGTTTCTTTCGGTTTCCTGCATTAAAAAGCATCTGGCAAGTATTTACTCAAAGCTTAATGTCAACAATAAAATCAGCGCTGTGCAAAAAGCGCGGGAATCAAACATTTTATAA